In one Bacillus sp. PK3_68 genomic region, the following are encoded:
- a CDS encoding 2-isopropylmalate synthase — MTRKIWVFDTTLRDGEQVPGAKLNLYEKLEVAKQLKNLQVDIIEAGFPSSSAGDFNAVKEIAMKVGNTDEVMITALARAVQSDIDAVYNSVKYAESPLIHIVLGTSDVHLDKKFGKSKSQILDMGVDAVKYAKTLLPNVQYSTEDASRSDFEYLWATIEAVVKAGATMINVPDTVGFAEPEEFGELIYKLNDRLKNLNDRTLLSVHCHNDLGMATANTLAAIKNGADKVECTINGIGERAGNAALEEVIMAINTRAEVYRVHTNINTKEIMNTSRMVSGFMGLDVQVNKAITGENAFAHSSGIHQDGLIKSRDTYEIINPVAVGLDDMELVLTARSGRHAVKTAIEKLGIHQFTDVKFEEIFAAFLELADVKKEVYNHDLYVIIENCYKKYNSQEIHPYSDNFYELMDLQVISNTNFPSASVELKKANQTIKGSAVGSGPIDALYSAISNICDLDIKLIQYDIKSISRGKEALGKVKIQVEFRGEKYIAKASDTDILKASAEAYINAINSIVIDHLLPVK; from the coding sequence ATGACAAGGAAAATTTGGGTATTTGATACGACTTTAAGAGACGGAGAACAAGTTCCGGGCGCAAAATTAAATTTATACGAAAAACTGGAAGTTGCCAAGCAATTAAAAAACCTCCAGGTAGACATCATTGAAGCGGGATTTCCTTCTTCATCGGCTGGCGATTTTAATGCCGTGAAAGAAATTGCCATGAAGGTAGGAAACACAGATGAGGTAATGATTACAGCATTAGCAAGAGCCGTACAGTCTGATATTGATGCGGTATATAATAGTGTGAAATATGCGGAAAGCCCGCTTATCCATATCGTGTTAGGCACATCAGATGTTCACTTAGATAAGAAGTTTGGCAAGTCGAAAAGTCAAATTTTGGACATGGGGGTGGATGCTGTCAAATACGCCAAAACACTTCTTCCGAATGTCCAGTACTCTACAGAAGACGCGTCACGCTCAGATTTTGAATATTTGTGGGCAACGATAGAAGCTGTTGTAAAAGCAGGAGCCACAATGATTAATGTGCCTGACACGGTTGGCTTTGCAGAGCCGGAAGAGTTTGGTGAATTAATATACAAATTAAATGATCGCTTGAAAAATTTAAATGACCGAACACTTTTAAGTGTCCATTGCCATAATGATCTTGGAATGGCTACTGCCAATACGTTAGCGGCAATCAAAAATGGGGCGGATAAAGTGGAATGTACGATCAATGGAATTGGAGAGCGTGCAGGAAATGCAGCATTGGAAGAGGTGATAATGGCGATAAACACACGTGCGGAAGTTTATCGAGTCCACACGAACATTAATACAAAAGAGATAATGAATACTTCAAGAATGGTAAGTGGATTTATGGGGCTCGATGTACAAGTAAATAAAGCGATTACAGGAGAGAATGCTTTTGCTCATTCTTCAGGCATCCATCAGGATGGTTTAATCAAGTCAAGAGATACTTACGAAATCATCAATCCGGTTGCAGTGGGGTTAGATGACATGGAGCTTGTATTAACCGCTCGTTCTGGTCGGCATGCTGTGAAAACGGCAATTGAAAAATTGGGCATCCATCAGTTTACCGATGTGAAATTTGAAGAAATCTTTGCCGCTTTCCTTGAGTTAGCTGATGTTAAAAAAGAGGTGTATAATCATGACTTATATGTGATTATTGAAAACTGTTATAAAAAATATAACAGTCAGGAAATCCATCCATATAGCGACAATTTCTATGAGCTAATGGATCTGCAGGTCATCAGTAATACCAATTTCCCATCCGCCAGTGTAGAGTTGAAGAAAGCGAATCAAACAATAAAAGGCAGTGCCGTAGGTTCCGGCCCAATTGATGCACTATATTCTGCAATCAGCAATATATGTGATTTAGATATTAAGCTAATTCAATATGATATAAAGAGCATTTCAAGAGGCAAAGAAGCATTAGGAAAAGTGAAAATTCAAGTGGAGTTCAGAGGAGAAAAATATATCGCCAAAGCATCAGATACCGATA